A part of Marinomonas rhizomae genomic DNA contains:
- a CDS encoding glycine--tRNA ligase has translation MPAKTMDELVSLCKRRGFIFQGSEIYGGMQGAYDYGPLGIELKNNLKAAWWRAMVYERDDVEGLDAAIIQNKHVYKYSGHEDTFTDPMVDCHECKSRLRADHMKDIKVCDNCGSTNVTEPRDFNLMFKTNVGPMVNEESYTYLRPETAQGIFTNFKNVVDSTSRTLPFGIAQIGKSFRNEITPRNFIFRVREFEQMELEFFCKPGEDEKWHDFWVGARKQWWLDQGLAEENIQFEYVTGDDLAHYSKSTVDILYKFPHGFEELEGVANRTDYDLGSHTKAQEEFGLSAKVKKNEHSTAKLAIRDLEANKWEVPFCIEPSAGLDRGLLAVMTEAYTEEELPNGTSRTVLKFKPHLAPIKVAIMPLKKNKPEIVALAKELKDKLQKLGLGRILYENTGNVGKGYRRHDEVGTPICVTVDFDSIEQEGAPVTVRDRDTMEQIVVPAAELPAYVINYFINQN, from the coding sequence ATGCCAGCTAAAACAATGGATGAACTCGTCTCCCTATGTAAACGTCGCGGATTTATTTTCCAAGGCAGTGAAATCTACGGTGGTATGCAAGGTGCTTACGATTATGGTCCGCTAGGTATTGAATTAAAAAACAACCTGAAAGCCGCTTGGTGGCGCGCCATGGTTTATGAGCGTGACGATGTAGAAGGTTTGGATGCTGCCATCATTCAAAACAAACACGTCTACAAATACTCTGGTCACGAAGATACTTTTACCGATCCAATGGTCGATTGCCATGAGTGTAAATCTCGTTTGCGTGCCGACCACATGAAAGACATCAAAGTCTGTGACAACTGTGGTTCTACCAATGTGACTGAGCCTCGCGATTTTAACTTGATGTTCAAAACCAACGTTGGCCCAATGGTGAACGAAGAGTCTTATACTTACCTTCGTCCAGAAACCGCTCAAGGTATCTTTACTAACTTCAAAAACGTGGTTGATTCTACTTCTCGTACATTGCCATTCGGTATCGCGCAGATTGGTAAATCTTTCCGTAACGAAATCACACCACGTAACTTCATCTTCCGTGTTCGTGAATTCGAGCAAATGGAATTGGAATTCTTCTGTAAGCCAGGTGAAGATGAAAAATGGCATGACTTCTGGGTTGGTGCACGTAAACAGTGGTGGTTGGATCAAGGTCTTGCCGAAGAAAACATCCAGTTTGAATACGTGACTGGCGATGACTTAGCGCATTACTCTAAATCTACTGTGGATATCTTGTACAAGTTTCCACATGGTTTTGAAGAACTAGAAGGCGTGGCGAACCGTACTGACTACGATCTAGGTTCTCACACCAAAGCTCAAGAAGAATTCGGTCTTTCTGCAAAAGTTAAGAAAAACGAGCATTCTACAGCTAAGTTGGCTATCCGTGACCTTGAAGCGAACAAGTGGGAAGTGCCTTTCTGTATCGAGCCATCAGCAGGTCTAGACCGTGGTCTACTGGCTGTGATGACAGAAGCTTATACAGAAGAAGAGCTACCAAACGGTACGTCTCGTACAGTACTTAAGTTCAAACCGCATCTAGCACCGATTAAAGTGGCTATCATGCCGCTTAAGAAGAACAAGCCAGAGATCGTTGCTCTTGCGAAAGAATTGAAGGACAAGCTGCAGAAATTGGGTCTTGGTCGTATTCTTTATGAAAACACAGGTAACGTAGGTAAAGGCTATCGTCGTCATGATGAAGTAGGTACGCCTATCTGTGTCACCGTCGACTTCGATTCTATCGAACAAGAAGGTGCACCAGTGACGGTTCGTGATCGTGACACAATGGAACAAATCGTTGTGCCAGCGGCAGAACTGCCTGCTTACGTGATTAATTACTTCATCAACCAAAACTAA
- a CDS encoding TonB-dependent receptor domain-containing protein — translation MTPSARHYKLTTLAVLISAASYSATLYAEESTVDLDKLVVSASGSALDIKDAPASVSVITREDIERSPVTSVSELLKDLPGVTGGYSNAGAGSKISFRGMPDKYSLIMIDGKRVGGSSLTGYRADLVGQDIDWISPEMIERIEIVRGPMSTLYGSEAMGGVINIITRKIPAKWGGSVSANHQKPDSGSYGDTTQVSANVAGQISDNVGIKIGLNKTGRDADTNARGSSGFDNSNVSTTLDWRINKNHSVTLDLSRGLQESESAPNAEYEQFRVGELEHRSYGIGYEGYVGNIKNTVNLYHNQYNNNDQSVPNGRGGYTTGDSEANETVLDAKTNIPLTFGVDQDVTVGLQYKEEDIYNRAIIGNLSQDKDGNPITPELNPEGWSGSLFAEDQLYLKDNLTLTLGARLDKTDGFDAHLSPRAYLVYHPSFDWTIKGGISQGFRAPTLLERSPGSGTYSRGNGCTSLIPLGYTSGGCTMLGNPDLEPEVSTNYEIGILFENAGYEFDATYFYTDIKDLIQNNLYGVTGGQWFTIQRNVGRAKTSGIETTFAAPVASTVNLKGNLTYIIESKRKDNNEPLLLVPEVTANVGLYWDINNQWNAFSKVQYLGKQAYNKDDEIRFAKSYTTLDVGTTFNVNESLSLRAGIENLGGTIVKTGDDHGDGSPRMYYMGLTSRF, via the coding sequence ATGACCCCTTCAGCTCGCCATTATAAACTTACAACACTAGCGGTTCTAATCAGTGCCGCATCCTATTCAGCAACACTCTATGCGGAAGAAAGCACGGTTGACCTAGATAAATTGGTTGTATCGGCTTCGGGAAGTGCACTTGATATAAAAGACGCCCCAGCATCTGTTAGCGTAATTACACGTGAAGACATTGAAAGAAGTCCTGTAACAAGCGTGTCAGAGTTATTAAAAGACTTACCAGGTGTAACTGGTGGTTATAGCAATGCAGGGGCTGGTTCAAAAATTTCATTCCGTGGAATGCCTGATAAGTACTCTTTGATTATGATTGATGGCAAACGTGTTGGCGGCTCATCTCTTACTGGATATCGCGCAGACTTAGTAGGGCAAGATATCGATTGGATCTCTCCTGAAATGATCGAACGAATAGAAATTGTCCGCGGTCCTATGTCTACACTGTATGGATCAGAAGCAATGGGCGGCGTAATCAACATTATTACACGAAAAATCCCCGCAAAATGGGGTGGTTCTGTGTCAGCAAACCACCAAAAGCCTGATAGTGGTTCATATGGCGATACTACTCAAGTATCTGCCAATGTTGCAGGTCAAATCAGTGATAATGTCGGTATAAAAATTGGCTTAAACAAAACAGGTCGTGATGCAGATACTAACGCAAGAGGTAGCTCTGGTTTTGATAATAGCAATGTAAGTACAACGTTAGATTGGCGCATAAACAAAAATCATAGCGTAACGCTAGATTTGAGCCGCGGCTTACAAGAATCCGAATCAGCGCCTAATGCTGAATACGAACAATTTCGAGTTGGCGAGCTAGAACACCGTAGTTATGGTATCGGCTATGAAGGCTATGTTGGCAACATTAAAAACACCGTCAATTTGTATCATAACCAATACAATAATAACGACCAATCAGTACCGAATGGTCGCGGTGGTTACACCACTGGCGACTCTGAAGCAAACGAAACGGTACTTGATGCTAAAACAAATATCCCTTTAACCTTTGGTGTTGATCAGGATGTAACGGTTGGCCTGCAATATAAAGAAGAAGATATTTATAACCGCGCAATTATCGGTAACTTAAGCCAAGACAAAGACGGCAATCCAATAACACCGGAGCTAAACCCTGAAGGCTGGTCGGGCTCTCTATTCGCGGAAGACCAATTATATTTAAAAGATAATTTAACACTTACATTAGGCGCACGTTTGGATAAAACAGATGGCTTCGATGCCCACTTAAGCCCTCGGGCTTATTTGGTTTACCACCCATCATTTGATTGGACGATTAAGGGCGGTATATCCCAAGGCTTTAGAGCGCCAACATTACTTGAACGTTCGCCTGGATCGGGAACCTATTCTCGAGGAAATGGATGTACTTCCTTGATCCCATTAGGCTATACCAGTGGCGGCTGCACCATGCTAGGTAATCCTGATCTTGAGCCAGAAGTTAGTACTAACTATGAAATTGGCATTTTGTTTGAAAACGCAGGCTATGAATTTGACGCGACCTACTTTTATACAGATATAAAAGACCTAATTCAAAACAACTTATACGGTGTTACAGGCGGACAATGGTTTACCATTCAACGGAATGTCGGTAGAGCAAAAACCAGTGGTATTGAAACAACCTTTGCTGCGCCAGTGGCTAGCACTGTAAATCTAAAAGGCAATCTGACTTATATTATTGAATCAAAAAGAAAAGATAATAACGAGCCATTACTACTTGTACCAGAAGTGACAGCCAATGTCGGCTTATATTGGGATATTAACAATCAATGGAATGCCTTTTCAAAAGTACAATATCTAGGCAAGCAAGCATACAACAAGGATGACGAAATCCGCTTCGCTAAATCCTATACAACGCTTGACGTAGGTACGACGTTTAACGTCAATGAAAGCTTAAGCCTACGCGCAGGTATTGAAAACCTAGGCGGCACTATTGTGAAAACAGGTGACGACCACGGCGATGGCAGTCCTAGAATGTATTACATGGGTCTAACCAGCCGGTTTTAA
- a CDS encoding LysR family transcriptional regulator, giving the protein MYDLNEVRTFVSVMETGSLKDSAQQLGVSKSTLSRRISHLEEALNQPLLRRQANRLFANEAGIKFLPFAKKMLHVADEGHKAVEELKDEISGSLVVYVHTTLVRGWFSGLMFDFLEEFPQVNIEVRTGNQLFQEIKSNDICVWVGEPVNDQLRSEQIGALSQGLYASSSYLERIGMLNHPTELNHYAWVDTLKNEQNNITLEHETEGDVSFDLPQSRLTVDQYILHAEAIIQGKGVGLLPHYFADKHIKRHPEVFVSCLPEWQGKPLPVYLQYPFGHLPKKMQTLIQYLREEAKAFY; this is encoded by the coding sequence ATGTACGATTTGAATGAAGTGAGGACGTTTGTATCCGTTATGGAAACAGGCAGCCTTAAGGATAGTGCTCAACAGTTAGGTGTATCAAAGTCCACCCTGAGCCGTCGTATTAGCCATTTGGAAGAGGCGTTAAATCAGCCTTTACTGCGTCGGCAAGCCAATCGACTTTTTGCCAATGAGGCTGGGATTAAGTTCTTGCCGTTTGCCAAAAAAATGCTCCATGTCGCCGATGAAGGCCACAAAGCGGTTGAAGAATTGAAAGATGAAATTAGTGGGTCGTTAGTTGTGTATGTTCACACAACGCTAGTTCGAGGTTGGTTTTCGGGACTCATGTTTGATTTCCTAGAAGAGTTTCCTCAGGTCAATATTGAAGTCCGCACTGGCAATCAGTTGTTCCAAGAAATAAAAAGTAATGATATATGCGTGTGGGTTGGTGAGCCGGTTAATGATCAGTTACGATCTGAGCAGATTGGCGCTCTAAGCCAAGGTTTGTATGCCAGTTCATCCTATTTGGAACGTATTGGTATGTTAAATCACCCGACAGAGCTTAATCATTACGCTTGGGTTGATACCTTAAAGAATGAACAAAACAACATCACCTTAGAGCATGAAACTGAGGGTGATGTATCATTTGATCTGCCGCAATCACGTCTTACGGTAGACCAATATATTTTGCATGCAGAAGCCATTATTCAAGGTAAAGGCGTTGGCTTATTGCCACATTATTTTGCAGATAAACATATAAAACGGCATCCTGAAGTGTTTGTCTCATGCTTGCCGGAATGGCAGGGCAAGCCACTTCCTGTTTATCTACAATATCCTTTTGGTCACCTACCTAAAAAAATGCAGACATTGATTCAATATCTACGAGAAGAAGCGAAAGCATTCTATTGA
- a CDS encoding MBL fold metallo-hydrolase, with amino-acid sequence MFFIKLVVALIVMLGLAIYLVNLNIKSKVNPIEEVTSAPYENSKFHNTAPRNPMSFADTAALWVRFFTEKKVDTTPDINIPVRTVSRANLDALSEDTIHLVKLGHSSILLKVYGEYWLIDPVFSDRASPFQFVGPKRFHQPPISLEDLPPIDKVLISHNHYDHLDKASIKILLAKTQQFLVPKGVDGDLINWGVEANKIVTFDWWQELQTRQGLVAFTPTQHFSGRGMGDGNATLWGSWVIKTPQESIFFSGDSGYFAGFKEIGDKYGPFDLTMVETGAYDKNWADIHMKPEDSVQASIDLQGKVMMPIHNGTFDLAFHTWHDPFDRVVAESERREVTLSTPEFGRIFSITDLPPLTPWWQQTP; translated from the coding sequence ATGTTTTTCATCAAGCTCGTTGTTGCCTTGATCGTTATGCTGGGTCTAGCGATTTATCTCGTTAATTTAAACATTAAATCCAAGGTAAATCCTATCGAGGAAGTCACTTCCGCGCCCTATGAAAACTCAAAGTTTCATAATACCGCACCACGTAATCCCATGTCTTTTGCTGACACTGCGGCGTTATGGGTTCGTTTTTTTACTGAGAAAAAAGTCGACACCACACCCGATATCAACATTCCAGTACGTACGGTTAGCCGAGCGAATTTAGACGCACTGAGCGAGGATACGATCCATTTGGTTAAGCTTGGGCATTCTTCTATTTTATTAAAAGTCTATGGAGAGTATTGGCTGATTGACCCTGTATTTTCGGATCGTGCATCACCGTTTCAATTTGTTGGACCAAAACGATTCCATCAGCCGCCAATTAGTTTAGAAGATTTACCGCCTATCGATAAAGTCTTGATTTCCCATAATCATTACGATCATTTAGACAAAGCGAGCATCAAAATTTTGCTCGCGAAAACGCAACAATTTTTGGTACCAAAAGGTGTAGATGGAGATCTAATTAATTGGGGAGTCGAGGCCAATAAAATCGTTACATTCGATTGGTGGCAAGAACTTCAGACGCGCCAAGGTTTGGTTGCTTTTACACCTACGCAGCATTTTTCTGGCCGCGGCATGGGTGATGGCAATGCTACCTTATGGGGATCCTGGGTCATTAAAACGCCACAAGAAAGTATTTTCTTCAGCGGTGATTCTGGCTATTTTGCGGGCTTTAAAGAGATAGGTGATAAGTACGGGCCATTTGATCTTACCATGGTGGAAACAGGTGCATACGATAAAAACTGGGCTGATATCCATATGAAGCCAGAGGACAGTGTTCAGGCCAGTATCGATTTACAAGGAAAGGTGATGATGCCAATTCATAATGGCACTTTCGATTTGGCGTTTCATACTTGGCATGATCCTTTTGATCGGGTGGTTGCCGAGTCAGAACGTCGTGAAGTGACGTTAAGCACTCCAGAGTTTGGTCGCATATTTTCCATTACCGATTTGCCGCCGTTAACGCCTTGGTGGCAGCAGACACCTTAA
- a CDS encoding GNAT family N-acetyltransferase: MVTIEKMTTRHLADVITLGVVEEQKQFVGTIDEIIKSANAQIRPHVIFAGDQVVGFFLIDTTYAEKYDFVSQSHSIGLRSFFIDKKYQGKGYAKQAILVLSNYLSEAYPNHSTIYLTVNCQNPIAKGLYLKGGFEDTNTLYHGGAAGPQHIMVKALA, from the coding sequence ATGGTTACTATTGAAAAAATGACGACTCGGCACTTAGCAGACGTCATTACACTGGGAGTTGTTGAAGAACAAAAGCAGTTTGTTGGCACCATTGACGAGATTATAAAAAGCGCTAATGCGCAAATACGTCCCCATGTTATTTTCGCCGGGGATCAAGTAGTTGGCTTCTTTTTGATCGATACCACGTACGCAGAAAAATACGACTTTGTCAGTCAATCTCATTCAATCGGCCTGCGTAGCTTCTTTATTGACAAAAAGTATCAGGGAAAAGGCTACGCAAAACAGGCGATCTTGGTGTTATCAAACTACCTAAGCGAAGCTTATCCTAATCATTCAACCATCTACCTCACGGTAAATTGTCAAAATCCTATCGCCAAGGGACTGTATTTAAAGGGTGGGTTTGAAGACACCAACACCCTTTACCACGGCGGTGCTGCGGGTCCACAGCACATTATGGTCAAGGCGTTGGCGTGA
- a CDS encoding Na+/H+ antiporter family protein, with the protein MNSVVLAIGLMIFLCVARVPVTIALIASALVGGLHSGLSTEEAIAAINDNLLVGSQVGMTYIMVGALAVALARSGVLDLLARKLVSMLGNEDTKHQSKVKWLLYGIFMVASLLSQNAVPVHIAFIPVMIPPLLVIFNKLRIDRRAIACVLACSITSSYLLLPTGFGAIFLNEILLANVNDVGSAYGLAVTADMVPKAMFLPVMGILAGMLVAVFFSYRKPRDYTTNDVALEHLEKTKDTVIKPFQLVMTLIAVAVTLVFQVTFDSLLVGAMLGFMILSLAGIFRWDQQDDVFTQGMRMMVQIAVIITIASGFAGVLEATGEIKPLVQASAELIGDHKALAAAIMLIVGLFITIGFGDSFASVPILAPIYIPLALTLGFSPMAAVALLGASAALGDAGSPASTITLGATSGLNADGQHDHVRDSVIPTFMHANFGMVIFAWIAAMVL; encoded by the coding sequence ATTAACTCTGTGGTGTTAGCTATTGGTTTAATGATCTTTCTCTGTGTTGCGCGAGTGCCCGTTACTATTGCTTTGATCGCTTCCGCTTTAGTGGGCGGTTTGCACAGCGGTTTGTCTACTGAAGAAGCCATTGCCGCGATCAATGACAATTTATTGGTCGGCTCACAAGTTGGTATGACCTACATTATGGTGGGTGCGCTTGCTGTTGCTCTTGCTCGCAGCGGTGTGTTGGATTTGCTGGCTAGAAAGCTGGTGAGCATGTTGGGCAATGAAGATACAAAACACCAAAGTAAGGTGAAGTGGCTGCTTTATGGAATTTTCATGGTTGCTTCGCTTTTGTCGCAAAATGCCGTGCCTGTTCATATTGCGTTTATTCCAGTAATGATTCCCCCACTGTTGGTAATTTTTAATAAATTACGCATCGACCGCCGCGCCATTGCCTGTGTATTAGCATGCTCTATCACTTCGAGTTATTTGTTGTTACCAACTGGCTTTGGGGCAATTTTCTTAAATGAAATCCTGCTAGCAAACGTTAACGACGTTGGTTCTGCCTACGGTTTAGCGGTGACGGCTGACATGGTACCAAAAGCAATGTTTTTGCCGGTGATGGGGATTCTTGCGGGTATGTTGGTAGCGGTGTTTTTCTCATACCGCAAACCGCGCGACTACACGACGAATGACGTTGCCTTAGAACATCTAGAGAAAACCAAAGACACGGTAATCAAACCATTTCAATTGGTGATGACGCTGATTGCGGTTGCGGTCACTTTGGTGTTTCAAGTCACTTTTGATTCGTTGCTTGTTGGCGCCATGCTTGGCTTTATGATTTTATCCCTTGCCGGTATTTTCCGTTGGGACCAGCAAGACGATGTATTCACGCAAGGCATGCGCATGATGGTGCAGATTGCAGTGATTATTACCATCGCGTCTGGCTTTGCTGGCGTTTTGGAAGCAACTGGGGAAATTAAGCCTTTGGTACAAGCCTCGGCTGAACTGATTGGCGATCACAAGGCGCTAGCCGCTGCGATTATGTTGATTGTTGGCTTGTTCATTACCATCGGATTTGGTGATTCATTCGCCAGTGTGCCTATTCTTGCACCCATTTATATTCCCCTTGCTCTGACGCTAGGCTTTTCGCCAATGGCAGCCGTCGCCTTGTTAGGCGCTTCTGCTGCATTGGGTGATGCTGGCTCACCCGCTTCAACTATTACTCTTGGCGCGACCTCTGGCCTCAATGCCGATGGTCAACACGACCACGTGCGTGACTCGGTGATTCCTACCTTTATGCACGCTAACTTTGGCATGGTTATTTTTGCTTGGATTGCCGCAATGGTTCTATAA
- a CDS encoding HalD/BesD family halogenase yields MSLSNIINKADYPIEDDDFREDCKKTLAENGALVLPNFLNHKAIQAIIEEGEAKKDLAWYTKSTHNVYLTNIDPNYDADHARNKQVISSKGCITDDQIDGDSPLRQLYDSAVFRAFLANVLDEEALHNYADNLSSINLHYASEGQELGWHFDNSSFAITLLIQKPEGGGVFEYIENMRNADVGEMNYSGVSEVLAGQKEVKELAIEPGALVLFRGRNAIHRVTPTQGDTTRMLAVLAYNSQPGIALSEAASKTFYGRLN; encoded by the coding sequence ATGTCATTATCCAATATTATTAATAAAGCCGATTATCCTATTGAAGATGATGACTTTAGAGAAGATTGTAAAAAAACGTTGGCAGAAAACGGTGCTTTGGTCTTGCCAAACTTCCTCAATCATAAGGCGATCCAAGCCATTATTGAGGAAGGCGAGGCGAAGAAAGACCTCGCTTGGTATACGAAGTCCACTCATAACGTTTACTTAACGAATATCGATCCAAACTATGACGCTGATCATGCGAGAAACAAACAGGTCATTTCGTCTAAAGGCTGTATTACGGACGATCAAATTGATGGTGATTCGCCACTACGACAGCTTTATGATTCGGCTGTATTTCGAGCCTTTCTTGCCAATGTGTTAGATGAAGAGGCGTTGCATAACTATGCCGACAATCTTTCGTCTATCAATTTACACTACGCCAGCGAAGGCCAAGAGTTAGGTTGGCACTTCGATAACTCGTCGTTTGCTATTACCTTGTTAATTCAAAAGCCTGAGGGTGGCGGTGTATTTGAATACATTGAAAACATGCGCAACGCCGATGTTGGTGAGATGAATTATAGCGGTGTCAGTGAGGTTCTTGCGGGGCAAAAGGAAGTCAAAGAATTGGCCATCGAACCCGGTGCTTTGGTGCTATTCCGTGGTCGAAATGCCATTCATCGAGTTACGCCAACACAAGGCGATACCACGCGTATGTTGGCGGTTCTCGCCTATAACTCACAACCTGGAATTGCACTGTCTGAAGCGGCAAGCAAAACCTTTTATGGTCGGCTGAATTAA
- a CDS encoding LysR family transcriptional regulator, which yields MLKLPNLNSLITFINAAQTGNFAKTATALCITPAAVSQQIKQLESHLDATLFERSKLGVELTQAGQQYLYFANQAIESLQRGQASLDQLKQQTIFTLHTLPSVASLWLMPKVLHIMEQHPDLEIRVEASHTSVDFNLSRCDASISFGKQDKSLNHDFLFQDEVHLVASPSLVNGIAQGDLDTLLEKPMIHIDWGNENPYLPNWQDWLTVAGYQNRRPNKGPQFNLSSMAIDAAIQGKGLLLGQGLFIQNALKTGQLITLSPITLPLRKAYYLVYPDRTKNKDGAMGLIERLKGGGD from the coding sequence ATGTTAAAACTGCCTAATCTAAACAGCTTAATCACGTTCATAAATGCCGCGCAAACAGGCAATTTTGCGAAAACGGCAACAGCCTTGTGCATAACGCCAGCGGCCGTCAGCCAACAAATAAAACAGCTAGAATCTCACCTAGACGCAACACTGTTTGAACGCTCTAAACTAGGTGTCGAACTGACTCAAGCGGGTCAGCAATACCTATACTTTGCCAACCAAGCGATTGAAAGCCTGCAACGTGGACAAGCCAGCTTAGACCAATTAAAGCAGCAAACGATTTTTACGCTGCACACATTACCTTCAGTGGCGAGCTTGTGGTTAATGCCCAAAGTGCTACACATCATGGAACAACATCCAGACCTAGAAATACGAGTCGAAGCCAGCCATACGTCGGTCGACTTCAACTTGAGCCGTTGTGATGCAAGCATCAGCTTTGGTAAACAAGACAAATCACTGAACCACGATTTTCTATTCCAAGACGAAGTACACCTAGTCGCCAGTCCATCACTCGTTAACGGAATAGCGCAGGGGGATTTAGATACCTTACTTGAAAAACCAATGATCCATATCGACTGGGGCAACGAGAATCCATACCTACCAAACTGGCAAGACTGGCTAACAGTCGCAGGCTATCAAAACCGAAGGCCTAACAAAGGTCCACAATTCAACCTCTCCAGCATGGCGATAGATGCCGCCATACAAGGCAAAGGCCTACTACTCGGCCAAGGACTCTTCATCCAAAACGCACTGAAAACAGGGCAACTCATCACACTCAGCCCAATCACACTTCCACTAAGAAAAGCCTACTACCTCGTTTATCCAGATAGAACGAAAAATAAAGACGGAGCGATGGGGCTGATAGAGCGGTTGAAAGGTGGAGGGGATTAA
- a CDS encoding DUF2806 domain-containing protein — translation MAETTLIDLKALSEPACKLIDSVSNAIGVLYELTRIRRKTKAESDALVIMAKGEADALTFRAAKRVSTQETRRQENIEEIMDKSLNYLERQFSNEATYIDTDWLSFYFDKCQDISIDNVQNLWAKILAGEVLEPEACSRGTLLILQSLSNNDIKLFNKYCQYLFKVNGELLRFKYSSLNKHLENNGIDESDIRHLQDAGLVQPQQQFHFTKNERYVVEYFDNQFSMILKGHRENRTEFLTKAGRELYRFIDTSPCEKYYEILLSRSQIMSRKVKEIR, via the coding sequence ATGGCAGAAACAACCCTTATTGACCTAAAAGCTTTATCTGAGCCTGCTTGTAAATTAATTGATTCAGTTAGTAATGCAATTGGTGTGCTTTATGAACTGACTAGAATTAGACGAAAGACAAAAGCAGAGTCAGACGCTCTTGTGATAATGGCAAAAGGTGAAGCTGATGCTCTTACTTTTAGAGCGGCAAAACGAGTCTCTACCCAAGAAACACGTAGACAAGAAAATATCGAAGAAATAATGGATAAGTCTCTCAACTATCTTGAGCGTCAATTTAGTAATGAAGCAACTTATATAGACACTGATTGGCTCTCGTTTTATTTTGATAAATGCCAAGATATATCCATAGATAATGTACAAAATCTATGGGCAAAAATATTAGCTGGTGAAGTTCTTGAACCAGAAGCATGTAGCAGAGGAACTTTATTAATTCTTCAGTCTTTAAGTAATAATGATATAAAGCTATTTAATAAATACTGTCAGTATCTATTCAAAGTTAATGGTGAGTTACTTCGTTTTAAATACTCATCTCTAAACAAGCATTTAGAAAACAACGGAATTGACGAATCGGATATCAGACACCTTCAAGATGCAGGCCTAGTTCAACCACAGCAACAATTTCACTTCACAAAAAATGAACGATATGTTGTAGAATATTTTGACAATCAATTTTCCATGATTTTGAAAGGTCACAGAGAAAATAGAACGGAGTTTTTAACAAAAGCAGGTAGAGAGCTATATCGGTTTATAGACACCTCACCCTGTGAAAAGTATTACGAAATACTATTAAGCAGATCTCAAATTATGTCTAGAAAAGTCAAAGAGATAAGGTGA